One window of the Labilibaculum sp. genome contains the following:
- a CDS encoding double-cubane-cluster-containing anaerobic reductase translates to MTDYTKMWTDLGLDLDNHDALLENLGGAYQSIFMSQEHRPEAMGYFDFVMSEAHGLRIQELRDEQKAGRKIIGSFCVFVPEELVLAAGCTSVGLCAGADFAQEEVEKVLPRNTCSLIKSFFGFKLGKVCPYMEVSDLIVGENTCDGKKKSFEIFSQMVPNFFQMDLPQNKTSMARKLLKHEYESFVAKLEEMTGKRIGVKDLKQGISTVNAKRNALARLSKLRTANPSPISGLDALLINQIAFLDNPVRFTEKVNVLCDELELLVKEKKGVKVENAPRVVISGCPMAIPNWKVPAVIEASSAVIVGEESCIGERGQRNTTDASADTIGGLMDAVVDRYFKIDCAVFTPNQERVEHIKEMAKNTNADGVIHYGLQFCQPYIMESFSVEKTLEKDGVSVLRLETDYSQEDMGQLSTRIEAFVEIIK, encoded by the coding sequence ATGACAGATTACACAAAAATGTGGACTGATCTTGGCTTAGACCTTGATAATCATGATGCTTTACTAGAGAATTTAGGTGGAGCGTACCAATCCATTTTTATGTCGCAGGAGCATCGTCCTGAGGCAATGGGATATTTCGATTTTGTGATGAGCGAAGCTCACGGGTTAAGAATTCAGGAGTTGCGTGATGAGCAGAAGGCAGGGCGAAAGATAATTGGTTCTTTTTGTGTTTTTGTACCTGAAGAGCTTGTGCTTGCGGCAGGTTGTACATCAGTAGGTTTATGTGCAGGAGCTGATTTCGCTCAAGAGGAAGTTGAGAAAGTATTGCCTCGAAATACTTGTTCGTTAATTAAATCATTCTTTGGTTTCAAATTAGGTAAGGTTTGTCCTTATATGGAAGTTTCAGACCTTATTGTGGGTGAGAATACCTGTGATGGAAAGAAAAAATCATTTGAGATATTTAGTCAGATGGTGCCAAATTTCTTTCAAATGGATCTACCTCAAAACAAGACTTCAATGGCAAGGAAATTATTAAAGCATGAATATGAATCTTTTGTTGCTAAGTTAGAGGAGATGACAGGCAAAAGAATCGGCGTGAAAGATTTGAAACAAGGAATTTCTACGGTAAATGCAAAGCGAAATGCCTTAGCCCGTTTGTCGAAACTTCGTACGGCTAATCCAAGTCCAATTTCCGGATTGGATGCTTTATTAATCAATCAAATTGCTTTTTTGGATAATCCGGTTCGATTTACTGAGAAAGTAAACGTTTTATGTGATGAACTGGAATTGCTGGTAAAAGAAAAGAAAGGCGTAAAAGTTGAAAACGCTCCTCGTGTTGTTATTTCAGGCTGTCCTATGGCAATTCCAAATTGGAAAGTCCCTGCTGTAATTGAAGCTTCCAGTGCTGTCATTGTCGGCGAAGAATCATGTATTGGTGAGCGTGGTCAGCGAAACACAACTGACGCTTCTGCAGATACCATTGGGGGGCTTATGGATGCGGTTGTTGATCGTTATTTTAAAATTGATTGTGCCGTATTTACACCAAATCAGGAACGGGTAGAGCACATCAAAGAGATGGCTAAAAATACGAATGCTGATGGTGTGATTCATTACGGGCTTCAATTTTGTCAGCCTTATATTATGGAATCTTTTTCTGTAGAAAAAACGTTGGAAAAAGATGGAGTTTCTGTTCTGAGATTAGAAACTGATTATAGTCAGGAAGATATGGGGCAATTATCAACGCGAATAGAAGCCTTTGTTGAAATTATTAAATAA
- the hemE gene encoding uroporphyrinogen decarboxylase, translating to MSQSIFLDTINGIKRERPPVWFMRQAGRVLPSYMKLREKYGFKEMMENPELAAQVTLLPIHDLGVDAAILFSDILVIPEALGMELSFEGKGPSFATALKDVADPLSFLSEKPEKLEHIYKAIDRILETKPADIPLIGFCGGPLTTLCYMYQGFSRNQNFPDFVPAIYRDKALMKKVVAKITEMSIHYALKQVEHGVKAFQLFETHAGLIPVELYKEVFLPSVKAILGAVRETGVKTIYLPKGLGTGINMVNYDLCDCVSVDWQMPLHEVRGIVGEEMILQGNFDPRILEATPQAIDQEFEYFLNYGRKDHKWIFNLGHGLLPSIPVENVEYLVKKVKESDWGR from the coding sequence ATGAGTCAATCAATTTTTTTAGATACGATTAACGGAATTAAGAGAGAGAGACCACCGGTGTGGTTCATGCGTCAGGCTGGCAGGGTACTTCCTTCCTACATGAAATTGCGTGAGAAATATGGTTTCAAAGAAATGATGGAGAATCCGGAATTGGCTGCTCAGGTTACTTTGTTACCGATTCATGATTTGGGCGTTGATGCTGCAATTTTATTTTCTGATATTTTGGTGATTCCTGAAGCTTTAGGAATGGAGTTGAGTTTTGAGGGAAAAGGTCCGAGTTTTGCAACGGCATTAAAAGATGTTGCGGATCCGCTGTCATTTTTAAGTGAAAAACCTGAAAAACTAGAGCATATTTATAAAGCAATTGATCGTATTTTAGAAACTAAACCTGCAGATATTCCTTTAATTGGATTTTGTGGAGGTCCTTTAACTACTTTGTGTTATATGTATCAAGGTTTCAGTCGGAATCAGAATTTCCCTGATTTTGTTCCTGCGATCTACCGTGATAAAGCACTAATGAAGAAGGTTGTTGCTAAAATTACAGAGATGAGCATTCATTATGCGTTAAAACAAGTTGAACATGGTGTTAAAGCATTTCAATTATTTGAAACTCATGCTGGATTGATTCCTGTTGAATTGTATAAAGAAGTGTTTTTACCATCGGTTAAAGCTATTTTAGGCGCGGTTCGTGAAACAGGAGTGAAAACCATCTACCTGCCAAAAGGCTTGGGTACCGGTATTAATATGGTAAATTACGATTTGTGTGATTGTGTTAGTGTTGATTGGCAAATGCCATTGCATGAGGTGAGAGGAATTGTAGGTGAGGAGATGATTCTGCAAGGAAACTTTGATCCTCGTATTTTGGAAGCTACACCACAGGCTATCGATCAGGAATTTGAGTATTTCCTGAATTACGGACGTAAAGACCATAAATGGATTTTCAATTTGGGACATGGTTTATTGCCATCAATACCAGTTGAAAATGTGGAGTATCTTGTGAAAAAAGTAAAAGAATCTGATTGGGGAAGATAA
- a CDS encoding acyl-CoA dehydratase activase, producing MRQAGIDVGSRSIELVVIEEGKVVVSRQAESGYNPVERVQELIADISFDKVMATGYGRASLEIAFDYPTITEIKAYGIGATTLHPDIRGILDIGGQDTKVISLNENGKVFKFEMNDKCAAGTGKFLELMATSLGYQQNTLGLEALKGQEGIEINSMCAVFAESEVTSLLAKGCQRADIALAIHQSVCRRAVGMIKRQDLKTPILFAGGVANNACMIHLLKQTFGDDLIIPESPQFVGAYGAAVLAGCL from the coding sequence ATGAGACAGGCAGGAATAGATGTGGGCTCTAGAAGCATTGAATTGGTTGTAATTGAAGAAGGAAAGGTTGTTGTGAGCAGACAAGCCGAATCTGGTTACAATCCGGTTGAGCGTGTTCAGGAATTAATTGCTGATATTTCGTTCGATAAGGTGATGGCCACGGGGTATGGACGGGCAAGTCTTGAGATTGCCTTTGATTATCCGACCATAACAGAGATTAAAGCATATGGAATAGGTGCCACAACATTACATCCTGATATTCGGGGAATTCTTGATATTGGAGGGCAGGACACCAAGGTGATATCTTTGAATGAAAATGGAAAAGTGTTTAAATTTGAGATGAATGATAAATGTGCTGCCGGTACCGGTAAATTCCTGGAATTGATGGCAACAAGTTTAGGCTATCAGCAAAATACCCTCGGTTTAGAAGCACTAAAGGGACAGGAGGGAATAGAAATTAACAGCATGTGTGCCGTATTTGCCGAGTCGGAGGTTACTTCTCTTTTGGCAAAAGGTTGTCAGCGGGCTGATATTGCTTTGGCTATTCATCAATCGGTGTGCCGACGTGCTGTTGGAATGATTAAACGCCAGGATTTAAAAACCCCAATTCTATTTGCTGGAGGTGTTGCAAATAATGCATGTATGATTCATCTTTTGAAACAGACTTTTGGTGATGATTTGATTATCCCGGAATCTCCTCAGTTTGTTGGTGCATATGGAGCTGCTGTTTTGGCTGGATGTTTATAA
- a CDS encoding pyridoxal-phosphate dependent enzyme: MIITKESLQEAHKRIQKFIHRTPVMSSQLINQIVGADIYFKCENFQKMGAFKMRGATNAILQLSETEKEFGVATHSSGNFAQAIALAAKAQGIKAYIVMPSNAPEIKKTAVKGYGGEIIECIPTLEARETTLNEVVNKTGAVFLHPYNDYQVIEGQATAAMELIEDHDDLDAIFAPVGGGGLLSGTALAAHYFSPNTKIIAGEPMGADDAWQSMQKGEIVPQTNPQTIADGLLTSLGDKTFPIIKEHVEEIIRVEEKEIIAAMRLIWERMKIIAEPSSAVALAALIKEKKKYKGQKVGIILSGGNVELSRLPF; encoded by the coding sequence ATGATTATCACAAAAGAAAGTTTACAGGAAGCACACAAAAGAATTCAAAAATTCATTCATCGAACACCTGTTATGAGCTCTCAACTCATCAACCAAATTGTTGGAGCTGATATCTACTTTAAATGTGAAAATTTTCAGAAAATGGGCGCGTTTAAAATGCGTGGAGCTACAAATGCTATTCTTCAACTATCAGAAACAGAAAAAGAATTTGGAGTTGCCACTCATTCATCGGGCAATTTTGCTCAGGCAATAGCGCTTGCCGCAAAAGCGCAAGGCATTAAAGCATACATTGTAATGCCCTCGAATGCTCCTGAAATAAAGAAAACAGCGGTAAAAGGTTACGGTGGAGAAATTATTGAATGCATACCAACCCTTGAGGCAAGAGAAACTACTCTAAACGAAGTTGTCAATAAAACCGGGGCGGTTTTTTTGCATCCCTACAATGATTATCAGGTAATTGAAGGACAAGCAACCGCTGCAATGGAATTGATTGAAGATCATGATGATTTGGATGCAATTTTCGCTCCTGTTGGTGGCGGAGGTTTACTATCCGGTACAGCTTTAGCCGCACATTATTTTTCGCCAAACACAAAAATAATAGCTGGTGAACCTATGGGTGCTGATGATGCCTGGCAATCTATGCAAAAAGGTGAAATTGTTCCGCAAACCAATCCTCAAACTATTGCAGATGGTTTGCTAACCTCATTGGGAGATAAAACATTTCCAATTATTAAGGAACATGTTGAAGAGATTATCAGAGTGGAAGAAAAAGAAATAATTGCGGCAATGAGGCTGATTTGGGAGCGAATGAAGATCATTGCAGAACCATCCAGTGCAGTCGCTCTTGCTGCTTTAATAAAAGAGAAGAAAAAATACAAAGGCCAAAAAGTTGGAATTATTCTTTCGGGCGGAAATGTGGAGTTAAGCAGGTTGCCGTTTTAA
- the hemL gene encoding glutamate-1-semialdehyde 2,1-aminomutase has translation MHQYKRSSELFTEANKYIPGGVNSPVRAFKSVGGTPVFIKKAKGSILTDVDGNEYIDYISSWGPMILGHAYPKVIDAIKAKVEDSTSFGAPTELEIEIAKLIVDMVPNIDKVRMVNSGTEACMSAIRVARGYTGRNKFIKFEGCYHGHADSFLIKAGSGASTFGVPNSPGVTPGTANDTLTAKYNNIEDVKQLAAENKGEIAAIIVEAIAGNMGCVLPKKGFLEDLRELCDKEGILLIFDEVMSGFRLGKGGAQEYFGVKADLVTFGKVIGGGMPVGAYAGPDEIMKVVSPVGPVYQAGTLSGNPIAMIAGLTLLKELNENPHYFTELADKTEYLHKGLDKVLSESGFAYKINRCGSMISVFFTDVDVVDFDTAATANNENFPKFFHEMLKRGIYLPPSSFESYFLSNSLTYEMLDKTIQAAKDSLEAMK, from the coding sequence ATGCATCAATACAAAAGAAGTTCCGAATTATTTACAGAGGCCAACAAATACATTCCCGGAGGTGTAAACTCACCGGTTAGAGCATTTAAATCTGTTGGCGGAACTCCTGTCTTTATCAAAAAAGCAAAAGGAAGTATTCTTACCGATGTTGATGGAAACGAGTACATCGATTACATCTCATCATGGGGACCAATGATCTTGGGACATGCATATCCTAAAGTTATAGATGCCATTAAGGCAAAAGTTGAAGATTCAACCTCCTTTGGAGCTCCTACCGAATTGGAAATTGAAATTGCCAAATTAATTGTAGACATGGTGCCAAATATTGATAAGGTAAGAATGGTTAATTCCGGTACCGAAGCATGTATGAGTGCCATTCGTGTGGCCAGAGGTTATACCGGCCGAAATAAATTTATCAAATTTGAAGGCTGTTATCACGGTCATGCCGATTCATTCCTAATTAAAGCCGGCAGCGGAGCAAGTACCTTTGGGGTACCAAATTCACCGGGTGTTACTCCTGGTACAGCAAACGACACACTAACTGCCAAGTACAATAACATTGAAGACGTAAAACAATTGGCTGCAGAAAATAAAGGTGAAATTGCGGCTATTATAGTGGAAGCAATTGCTGGAAACATGGGCTGTGTACTTCCTAAAAAAGGATTTCTGGAAGATTTACGTGAACTATGTGATAAAGAAGGAATACTGTTGATTTTTGACGAAGTAATGTCTGGTTTCCGCCTGGGAAAAGGTGGTGCTCAGGAATATTTTGGCGTTAAAGCCGATTTGGTAACTTTCGGTAAAGTGATTGGTGGCGGAATGCCTGTTGGAGCTTATGCCGGACCCGACGAAATCATGAAGGTCGTTTCGCCTGTTGGACCAGTTTATCAGGCAGGAACCTTATCCGGTAACCCTATTGCTATGATTGCAGGATTAACCCTGTTAAAAGAGCTTAACGAGAACCCTCACTACTTCACTGAACTTGCGGATAAAACAGAATATCTTCACAAAGGATTGGATAAGGTGCTTTCGGAATCGGGGTTCGCTTACAAAATTAACCGTTGTGGCTCCATGATTAGTGTTTTCTTTACTGATGTTGATGTGGTGGATTTTGACACTGCAGCAACCGCTAACAACGAAAATTTCCCAAAATTCTTTCATGAAATGCTAAAAAGAGGAATTTATCTTCCTCCATCATCATTCGAAAGTTATTTCCTATCTAATTCATTGACCTATGAGATGCTTGATAAAACCATTCAAGCAGCAAAAGATTCACTTGAAGCAATGAAATAA
- the hemB gene encoding porphobilinogen synthase, which translates to MSLRPLFPDTRLRRLRYSKVVRNMVAETSLSVDNLIMPLFVCPGENVQNPIKSMPGNDQLSVDMLVKKCGELLESGVKSVLLFGIPESKDEDGTVATHEHGIVQKATRAIKETYPEMYIIADICNCEYTTHGHCGTIVDGDVDNDQTLVTLAAQAVSLAEAGVDMVAPSDMMDGRIGYMRKALDENCFEKMPIMAYSAKYASGFYGPFRDAADSAPQFGDRSTYQMDPRNSDEAIREVEMDIAEGADIVMVKPALSYLDVIYRVKNEFNVPVAAYNVSGEFSMVKAAEANDWIDGKRVMMEIMTSIRRAGADIIITYHAKEVADILNGKM; encoded by the coding sequence ATGAGTTTAAGACCTCTTTTTCCAGATACCCGATTGAGAAGATTGCGCTATAGCAAAGTAGTTCGTAACATGGTTGCCGAAACATCTCTTTCGGTAGATAATTTAATTATGCCTCTTTTCGTTTGTCCTGGAGAAAATGTTCAAAATCCAATTAAAAGCATGCCGGGAAACGATCAGTTATCTGTAGACATGTTAGTAAAGAAATGTGGTGAGTTATTGGAGTCGGGCGTAAAATCAGTATTGCTTTTTGGTATTCCGGAATCGAAAGATGAAGATGGAACTGTTGCAACTCACGAGCATGGTATCGTGCAAAAAGCAACTCGTGCAATCAAGGAAACTTATCCTGAAATGTATATTATTGCCGATATCTGTAACTGTGAATACACAACTCACGGTCATTGTGGAACGATTGTCGATGGTGATGTTGATAACGATCAAACATTGGTTACATTGGCAGCACAGGCTGTTTCTTTGGCTGAAGCAGGAGTTGATATGGTTGCGCCAAGCGACATGATGGATGGTCGAATTGGATATATGAGAAAAGCTTTAGACGAAAATTGCTTCGAGAAAATGCCGATAATGGCTTATTCTGCAAAATATGCATCTGGATTTTACGGTCCGTTTAGAGATGCTGCTGATAGTGCACCACAATTTGGCGACAGATCAACTTACCAAATGGATCCTAGAAATAGTGACGAAGCCATTCGTGAGGTTGAGATGGATATTGCAGAAGGAGCTGATATCGTTATGGTAAAACCTGCATTAAGTTACCTTGATGTGATTTACAGAGTGAAAAATGAATTTAATGTTCCTGTTGCAGCTTATAATGTAAGTGGTGAATTTTCAATGGTGAAAGCTGCTGAAGCCAACGATTGGATTGATGGAAAGCGTGTAATGATGGAAATTATGACTTCAATTAGAAGAGCTGGAGCAGATATCATTATTACTTATCACGCCAAAGAAGTGGCCGATATTTTAAATGGCAAGATGTAA
- the hemC gene encoding hydroxymethylbilane synthase, with translation MISKMKIVVATRPSLLAYTQTMQTVELLRNANPEIEFEVKKFSTQGDRVLNRSLTEFGGTGVFVKELEHALLENEADIAIHSLKDVPSAHPAGLQLAAFPEREDARDVFLTRDGSSIEDMPEGFVLGTGSPRRRVQFANLRKDIEFKEIRGNIDSRFQKLMLGEYDAIILAAAGLNRMGKEYDENLLMDIDLCIPAIGQGAIAIECRSNDPETIAILQKVNHRDTEIAVKAERAFMAEIEGGCKFPLAAHAVVSDNILNMVAIVGDLKTNQFIVEGIEVSVDESAENAKQLAIKMKTICKEKGINFYL, from the coding sequence ATGATTTCTAAAATGAAAATAGTTGTTGCCACTCGTCCTAGTTTACTAGCTTACACGCAAACCATGCAAACTGTGGAATTATTGAGAAATGCCAATCCTGAAATTGAATTCGAAGTGAAAAAATTCAGCACCCAAGGCGATCGGGTGTTAAATCGTTCCTTAACAGAATTTGGTGGTACTGGTGTGTTTGTAAAGGAATTAGAACATGCTTTGTTAGAAAACGAAGCTGATATTGCAATTCATAGTTTAAAAGATGTTCCCAGTGCACATCCGGCAGGTTTGCAATTGGCCGCATTTCCCGAACGGGAAGATGCACGCGATGTTTTTTTGACTCGTGACGGCAGTTCCATTGAAGATATGCCGGAAGGATTTGTATTAGGAACCGGAAGTCCGAGAAGAAGGGTTCAATTTGCTAATCTCCGTAAGGATATCGAATTTAAAGAAATCAGAGGAAACATTGATAGTCGTTTTCAAAAACTTATGCTTGGTGAATACGATGCAATTATTTTAGCCGCTGCAGGCTTAAACCGTATGGGTAAAGAATATGATGAGAATTTGCTCATGGATATTGATTTATGTATTCCCGCTATTGGACAAGGTGCTATTGCAATTGAGTGCAGAAGTAACGATCCTGAAACCATTGCAATACTTCAAAAAGTAAATCATCGTGATACCGAAATTGCAGTTAAAGCCGAGCGGGCATTTATGGCGGAAATAGAAGGAGGTTGTAAATTTCCTTTGGCTGCACATGCCGTTGTTTCAGACAATATTTTGAACATGGTTGCCATTGTGGGTGATTTAAAAACAAATCAATTCATTGTAGAAGGAATTGAAGTTTCTGTTGATGAATCTGCAGAAAATGCGAAACAATTAGCCATTAAGATGAAAACAATCTGTAAAGAAAAAGGAATAAATTTCTATCTTTAA